One genomic window of Psychrobacillus sp. INOP01 includes the following:
- a CDS encoding ACT domain-containing protein, protein MKDVTSQRFFLVREDVLTEAMQKTLEAKHLLQSGKVTSIWDAVKEVDLSRSAFYKYRDAVFPFHSIVQERILTVFLQLEDREGTLARLLQLVADSTCNVLTIHQTIPIQGRASVTLSLDVTAMNKELDEFINEMKRLDFVESAEVISSGAL, encoded by the coding sequence ATGAAAGATGTGACAAGCCAGAGATTTTTTTTAGTACGGGAGGACGTGCTGACAGAGGCAATGCAAAAAACCTTGGAAGCAAAACACCTCCTGCAATCTGGGAAGGTAACTTCGATTTGGGATGCAGTAAAAGAGGTAGATTTATCTCGAAGTGCTTTTTATAAATATCGTGATGCGGTTTTTCCATTCCATTCGATCGTTCAAGAACGAATTTTAACTGTCTTTCTACAATTAGAAGATAGAGAAGGAACACTTGCTAGGCTATTGCAATTGGTGGCTGACTCTACATGTAATGTGTTGACAATCCATCAAACGATACCGATTCAAGGAAGAGCTAGTGTAACATTATCACTTGATGTAACAGCGATGAACAAGGAATTAGATGAATTTATAAATGAAATGAAGCGACTGGACTTTGTCGAATCTGCAGAAGTAATCAGCTCTG
- the obgE gene encoding GTPase ObgE, which produces MFVDHVKVYVKGGDGGDGMVGFRREKYVPLGGPAGGDGGNGGDVIFEVEEGLRTLMDFRYKRIFKADRGVHGGSKNMHGANADDLIIKVPPGTVVKNEETGEVIADLVEHGQKAVIARGGRGGRGNSRFATPANPAPELSEKGEPGFELNVELELKVLADVGLVGFPSVGKSTLLSVVSAAKPKIAPYHFTTIVPNLGMVETEDHRSFAMADLPGLIEGAHEGVGLGHQFLRHIERTRVIVHVIDMSGMEGRDPYEDYLTINEELKQYNLRLTERPQIIVANKMDMPDSEENLKEFKEKVGSDLKVFPISAISRQGLQELLFAVADMLEVAPEFPLEELVEEETETSVMYKYQAKPDDFTISRDDDGAFVLSGGSVERLFKMTDFSREDSIRRFSRQLRGMGIDDALRQRGAKDGDTVRLLKFEFEFIE; this is translated from the coding sequence ATGTTTGTTGATCACGTGAAAGTATATGTCAAAGGTGGCGACGGCGGAGATGGTATGGTTGGATTCCGTCGTGAGAAGTATGTTCCTTTAGGAGGTCCTGCAGGTGGGGACGGAGGAAATGGTGGCGACGTTATCTTCGAAGTAGAAGAAGGTCTACGTACATTAATGGATTTCCGCTATAAGCGAATTTTTAAAGCGGATAGAGGAGTTCATGGTGGTAGTAAGAATATGCATGGTGCCAATGCCGACGATTTAATCATTAAAGTTCCGCCGGGTACAGTTGTTAAAAATGAAGAAACTGGGGAAGTAATTGCTGATTTAGTTGAGCATGGTCAAAAAGCTGTAATTGCAAGAGGTGGTCGTGGTGGTAGAGGGAACTCTCGTTTCGCAACGCCTGCAAATCCGGCTCCAGAGCTTTCTGAAAAAGGAGAGCCAGGTTTCGAGTTGAATGTTGAGTTAGAGCTAAAAGTTCTAGCTGACGTCGGTTTAGTTGGATTCCCAAGCGTTGGAAAATCAACGCTACTCTCAGTTGTATCAGCAGCTAAGCCTAAAATTGCTCCATACCATTTTACTACAATTGTACCAAACCTAGGAATGGTGGAAACAGAAGATCATCGCAGCTTTGCGATGGCGGATCTACCAGGACTAATCGAAGGTGCACATGAAGGAGTAGGGCTTGGTCATCAATTCTTACGTCATATTGAACGTACGCGTGTAATCGTACATGTCATCGATATGTCTGGTATGGAAGGTCGCGATCCTTACGAGGATTATTTAACAATTAATGAAGAACTAAAACAATACAATCTTCGTTTGACGGAAAGACCACAAATTATTGTAGCCAATAAAATGGATATGCCAGATTCCGAAGAAAACTTAAAAGAATTTAAAGAAAAAGTCGGATCAGATTTAAAAGTATTCCCGATTTCAGCAATTTCTCGTCAGGGTTTACAAGAGTTATTATTTGCTGTAGCAGACATGTTAGAGGTTGCACCAGAATTCCCATTAGAGGAATTAGTGGAAGAAGAAACAGAAACCTCTGTTATGTACAAGTATCAAGCTAAACCAGACGACTTCACTATTTCAAGAGATGACGATGGGGCATTCGTACTTTCTGGTGGATCAGTAGAGAGATTATTTAAAATGACTGACTTCAGTAGAGAAGACTCTATCCGTAGATTCTCTAGACAACTACGCGGAATGGGAATTGATGATGCCCTACGTCAACGTGGAGCTAAAGATGGGGATACAGTACGATTATTGAAATTTGAATTTGAGTTTATCGAATAG
- a CDS encoding Spo0B domain-containing protein produces MDHNEITLNEVLRHTMHDFLNNMYLLQMNLDMGKPEEVRALIKKYSQKCNQFFDLNNIGLYKTNEWLQTFSIKYNQLTLDVQTSLLNRKADKYDDALIDYLNRFVQAIYPHFRGYQEQLLKLHIISDEFLEILIDIRGDWSNNNWQDELTEGLFQLEILEATNNSIKVKLIASGRLE; encoded by the coding sequence ATGGATCATAATGAGATTACTTTAAATGAAGTACTTCGGCATACAATGCATGATTTTTTAAATAACATGTATCTATTACAGATGAACTTAGATATGGGAAAGCCCGAGGAAGTTAGGGCCTTGATAAAAAAGTATTCCCAAAAATGCAATCAATTCTTTGATTTAAATAATATTGGCTTATATAAAACAAATGAATGGCTACAAACATTTAGTATTAAATATAATCAATTAACTTTAGATGTTCAAACATCTCTTCTAAATAGAAAAGCAGATAAGTACGATGATGCTTTGATAGATTATCTAAATAGATTTGTGCAAGCTATTTACCCGCATTTTAGAGGATATCAAGAGCAGTTACTGAAACTTCATATCATTTCAGATGAATTTTTGGAAATACTAATAGATATTCGGGGAGATTGGTCTAATAATAACTGGCAGGATGAACTAACAGAAGGGTTATTTCAGCTGGAAATATTAGAAGCAACCAACAATTCGATAAAAGTAAAACTAATTGCAAGTGGAAGATTGGAGTGA
- the rpmA gene encoding 50S ribosomal protein L27, giving the protein MLKLNLQFFASKKGVGSTRNGRDSQSKRLGAKRADGQFVSGGSILYRQRGTKIHPGENVGRGGDDTLFAKVDGVVRFERYGRDKKKVSVYPVAQEA; this is encoded by the coding sequence ATGTTAAAATTAAATCTTCAGTTTTTCGCATCCAAAAAGGGAGTAGGTTCGACTCGTAATGGTCGTGACTCTCAATCGAAACGTCTAGGCGCTAAACGTGCTGACGGACAATTCGTATCAGGTGGATCAATTTTATACCGTCAACGCGGGACTAAAATTCATCCAGGTGAAAACGTTGGACGTGGGGGAGATGACACACTTTTTGCGAAAGTTGACGGTGTAGTGCGCTTTGAGCGTTACGGCCGCGACAAGAAAAAAGTAAGTGTATATCCTGTAGCTCAAGAAGCTTAA
- a CDS encoding ribosomal-processing cysteine protease Prp, producing MIRVTITKDQSGHIHSFEMKGHADFAEHGKDLVCAGASAVSFGAVNAVIALTEITPILAQKGDGGYLYVEVPSISNLEKAAQIQLILEAMVVSLQTIEQDYAKYIKITFKK from the coding sequence ATGATTAGAGTGACTATAACAAAAGACCAATCCGGTCATATTCATTCTTTCGAGATGAAAGGCCATGCTGATTTTGCGGAACATGGAAAAGATTTAGTATGTGCAGGAGCTTCCGCTGTATCCTTTGGTGCAGTTAATGCTGTGATCGCACTTACAGAAATTACTCCCATACTTGCGCAAAAAGGGGACGGAGGCTATTTATACGTCGAGGTTCCAAGCATTTCAAATCTGGAAAAGGCTGCTCAAATACAGCTGATTTTAGAAGCGATGGTTGTTTCTTTACAAACAATTGAGCAAGATTATGCCAAGTATATAAAAATAACCTTCAAAAAGTAG
- the rplU gene encoding 50S ribosomal protein L21, with amino-acid sequence MYAIIETGGKQIKVEQGQEIYIEKLDVNADEVVTFEKVLFVGGEDVKVGAPFVDGATVTAKVVKNGKAKKITVFKYKAKKNYHKKQGHRQPYTKLVVESISL; translated from the coding sequence ATGTACGCAATTATTGAAACTGGTGGTAAACAAATCAAAGTTGAACAAGGGCAAGAAATCTACATTGAAAAATTAGATGTTAATGCTGATGAAGTTGTAACTTTTGAAAAAGTTTTATTCGTAGGTGGAGAAGATGTTAAAGTTGGCGCTCCATTCGTGGATGGTGCTACAGTTACAGCGAAAGTTGTAAAAAATGGCAAAGCTAAAAAAATTACAGTCTTCAAATACAAAGCGAAAAAGAACTATCACAAAAAACAAGGTCACAGACAGCCATACACTAAATTAGTAGTAGAATCTATTAGTTTATAA
- a CDS encoding site-2 protease family protein — protein sequence MYALVFGSLLAHELGHLFVAVCMGAKIQSCIILPYGGEIKMEQFSKLTKTMQVCVILGGPFSTLLLLLFGMLVDFPQANIFIMIQYLILGLNLLPIFPLDGGRIIHSIFPERYEELIGFSGCICVIIFVISCFYFPKGLAFTLIFLFLAFQNFSYWRFRKYKLAFDWITKSA from the coding sequence ATGTATGCACTCGTGTTTGGTTCGTTGTTGGCTCATGAACTTGGCCATCTATTTGTTGCAGTATGTATGGGTGCAAAAATTCAATCTTGCATTATTTTACCATATGGCGGTGAAATTAAGATGGAGCAATTCTCTAAGCTTACGAAAACGATGCAGGTGTGTGTAATCTTAGGAGGGCCATTTAGTACGCTTCTTTTACTCTTATTTGGTATGCTCGTAGATTTTCCTCAAGCTAATATATTTATCATGATTCAATATCTTATTTTAGGCTTAAATCTATTGCCAATCTTCCCTTTAGACGGAGGACGGATCATACATTCTATTTTTCCAGAGAGGTATGAGGAGCTGATCGGCTTTTCGGGATGTATTTGTGTTATCATTTTTGTGATAAGTTGTTTTTATTTTCCGAAAGGGTTGGCTTTTACGCTTATATTTTTGTTTCTTGCCTTTCAAAACTTTTCCTACTGGAGATTTCGTAAGTACAAGCTTGCATTTGATTGGATAACGAAAAGCGCTTGA
- the minD gene encoding septum site-determining protein MinD encodes MGEAIVITSGKGGVGKTTTTANLGTALALQGKKVCLMDTDIGLRNLDVVLGLENRIIYDLVDVIEGRCKIHQALVKDKRFEDRLYLLPAAQTVDKNAVNPEQMKELVLELKREYDYVLIDCPAGIEQGYKNAIAGADKAIVVTTPEISAVRDADRIIGLLEQEETIDPPKLIINRIRQHLMNNGDALDINEITTHLSIDLLGIIADDENVITSSNKGEPIVMNPANRAALGYRNIARRILGESVPLMSMDLPKTGVFSKIKSIFSK; translated from the coding sequence GTGGGAGAAGCAATCGTTATAACTTCAGGTAAAGGTGGTGTCGGTAAAACGACAACAACAGCTAACCTTGGAACTGCATTGGCCCTGCAAGGGAAAAAAGTTTGTTTAATGGATACGGATATTGGATTGCGTAATTTGGATGTAGTTCTCGGTCTGGAAAACAGAATTATCTACGATTTAGTAGACGTTATAGAAGGTCGATGTAAAATTCATCAAGCGTTAGTGAAAGATAAACGCTTTGAGGATAGACTTTACCTACTTCCAGCAGCTCAGACTGTGGACAAAAATGCCGTAAATCCAGAACAAATGAAAGAACTTGTTTTAGAGTTAAAACGTGAATATGATTATGTACTAATTGATTGCCCAGCTGGTATTGAGCAGGGCTATAAAAATGCGATAGCTGGTGCGGATAAAGCAATTGTAGTCACTACGCCCGAAATTTCAGCTGTACGTGATGCAGATCGTATTATTGGTTTACTTGAGCAAGAAGAAACAATCGATCCACCTAAGCTAATCATCAATCGAATTCGTCAGCATTTGATGAATAACGGAGATGCACTGGATATAAATGAGATTACTACTCACTTATCGATTGATTTATTAGGAATTATCGCGGATGATGAAAATGTTATTACTTCTTCTAACAAAGGTGAACCTATCGTTATGAATCCCGCTAACAGAGCGGCACTTGGATACCGTAACATTGCTCGCCGTATTTTGGGAGAATCAGTACCATTAATGTCTATGGACCTTCCTAAGACAGGTGTTTTTTCTAAGATCAAATCTATTTTTTCTAAATAA
- the minC gene encoding septum site-determining protein MinC, with the protein MTKKQLIFIKGTKEGLVLRLDDQCSYAELLDELTKKVSDEGFEGQAEVLLHLGYRYCNDEQTKEIISCVQQTEHLRVTKIQSEVMTVEDCNKRLLENQSETYVGIVRSGQVITALGDLVVVGDVNPNGRVVAGGNIFVLGRLKGIAHAGSSGNKEAVIAASWLEATHLIIDNVVETMTDELAVLSEHPEMECAYLHTNGSIAIDRLQDLRLLRPNLSTFKGGS; encoded by the coding sequence TTGACAAAAAAGCAGTTAATATTCATTAAAGGAACGAAAGAGGGCCTTGTATTACGCCTAGACGATCAGTGTTCATATGCAGAGCTTTTAGATGAATTAACAAAAAAGGTTTCTGATGAAGGGTTTGAAGGTCAAGCAGAAGTACTTTTACATCTAGGTTATCGTTATTGTAACGATGAACAAACGAAAGAAATTATATCTTGCGTCCAACAAACAGAACATCTACGCGTGACTAAAATTCAAAGTGAAGTTATGACAGTGGAAGATTGTAATAAAAGATTACTAGAAAACCAGTCAGAGACTTATGTAGGAATTGTTCGTTCAGGACAAGTCATTACTGCTTTAGGGGATCTGGTAGTTGTCGGTGATGTGAATCCAAACGGAAGAGTCGTTGCTGGAGGGAATATTTTTGTTCTCGGTCGACTAAAAGGAATTGCTCACGCAGGGTCATCTGGAAACAAAGAAGCAGTTATAGCTGCTTCTTGGCTAGAGGCAACGCATTTGATCATCGACAATGTGGTAGAAACGATGACTGATGAGCTGGCTGTTCTATCAGAGCATCCCGAAATGGAATGTGCTTATTTACATACAAATGGTTCAATAGCAATTGATCGATTACAAGATCTTCGTCTGTTAAGACCTAATTTATCAACATTTAAAGGAGGAAGCTAA
- the mreD gene encoding rod shape-determining protein MreD, producing MIRFLVIAISVLLFYLEPIFGLFSPIELNSDFYVLVPRFLIIYLIFVAIYYDRKRAMLYGLFFGLLYDVFFIDIIGLYSFIYPLMCLVASFTVKYIHQHLLVSTILTLLLVAGVELLLFLFYTFIGIKTMTFTYFYQHNLIPTMIANAVFLLMFGWAFKYILLNRFNQKALLLQK from the coding sequence ATGATTCGTTTTCTAGTTATTGCGATTTCGGTTCTATTATTTTATTTAGAACCGATTTTTGGTCTTTTTTCGCCAATTGAATTGAATAGTGATTTTTATGTATTAGTTCCACGTTTTCTTATCATCTATCTAATTTTTGTAGCCATCTATTATGATCGGAAACGTGCAATGCTTTATGGTTTGTTTTTTGGGCTCTTGTATGATGTCTTTTTCATTGATATTATTGGATTATATTCTTTTATATATCCTCTAATGTGTTTGGTTGCTAGTTTTACCGTTAAATACATTCACCAGCATCTATTGGTTTCTACAATTCTCACCTTGCTTCTAGTAGCTGGGGTAGAGTTATTATTGTTCTTGTTTTATACTTTTATCGGTATTAAAACGATGACCTTTACTTATTTTTATCAACATAATCTCATTCCTACAATGATTGCAAATGCTGTATTTTTATTAATGTTCGGATGGGCTTTTAAATATATTCTTCTAAATCGGTTTAATCAAAAAGCCTTATTGCTTCAAAAATAG
- the mreC gene encoding rod shape-determining protein MreC yields MPQFFSNKRLILLLVGMIFLVALISFSLRDRNHASLPEQLIKDVVGFGQSMFSKPTQYITGVFDNVESLLNTYDENKRLKVRLEDYVTLQASVNDLRLENDELRKIVDKEEDLRAYNPIQSTVIARNPDQWEEKIIIDKGEIHGVDVNMAVMTSQGLIGKVILTTPYTSTVELLSTQNPNYRVSAVIAEGQEVFGLVEGYDEKRKELILKRIDSEYEVKVGQKVTTSGLGGIFPKGILIGEVTEVTTDDYGLTKLAYVKPAASFSILDHVIISKRTITSVDGTDGGNTEADLTEGAGDGS; encoded by the coding sequence ATGCCACAATTTTTTTCGAATAAGCGATTAATATTGCTGCTTGTAGGGATGATTTTTCTTGTGGCGCTCATCAGCTTTTCTTTGCGAGATCGAAATCATGCATCCCTGCCTGAACAGCTGATCAAAGATGTGGTCGGTTTTGGACAATCTATGTTTTCCAAGCCGACCCAGTATATAACGGGTGTTTTTGATAATGTAGAATCTTTACTTAATACATATGATGAAAATAAACGATTAAAAGTTAGATTAGAAGATTATGTAACACTTCAAGCTTCAGTAAATGATCTACGTCTTGAAAATGATGAGTTGCGCAAAATTGTCGATAAGGAAGAGGATCTTCGTGCGTATAATCCTATCCAATCGACTGTAATCGCTAGAAACCCCGACCAATGGGAAGAAAAAATTATTATTGATAAAGGTGAGATCCACGGAGTAGATGTAAATATGGCAGTGATGACTTCCCAGGGGTTAATAGGGAAAGTAATATTAACCACACCTTATACGTCAACTGTGGAACTTTTATCTACACAAAATCCAAACTATCGAGTTTCAGCTGTAATTGCTGAAGGTCAAGAGGTTTTTGGACTTGTTGAAGGATATGACGAAAAGCGTAAAGAATTAATACTAAAAAGAATCGATTCTGAGTATGAAGTGAAAGTAGGGCAAAAAGTAACTACTTCTGGGCTAGGTGGAATTTTCCCGAAAGGAATTCTAATCGGAGAGGTGACAGAAGTTACAACCGATGATTACGGGTTAACTAAATTAGCATACGTTAAACCTGCGGCTAGTTTCTCAATTTTAGATCATGTAATTATTTCTAAACGTACGATTACTTCAGTGGATGGTACAGATGGAGGAAATACAGAGGCTGATCTAACAGAAGGTGCAGGGGACGGCTCATGA
- a CDS encoding rod shape-determining protein: MFGFGSRDLGIDLGTANTLVFIKGKGIVLREPSVVAKNVQNGAIVAVGNDAKNMIGRTPGSIVAIRPMKDGVIADFDTTSAMIEYYLKNAMKASGMSWSKPNVMICVPFGITSVEQRAVIDAAKQAGARDALTIEEPFAAAIGANLPVWEPTGSMVVDIGGGTTEVAVISLGGIVTSESVRVAGDSMDHAITAYIRKTYNLTIGERTAEAIKIEIGSARVSDQVDKMDIRGRDLVTGLPKTIEITSKEISNALRESISSIIDGVKKTLEQTPPELSADVMERGIMLTGGGALLKNLDKVISDQTNMPVFIAENPLDCVAIGTGKALDHMNLLKRQQTKH, encoded by the coding sequence GTGTTTGGATTTGGATCAAGAGATTTGGGTATAGATTTAGGAACAGCGAATACGCTAGTTTTCATTAAAGGAAAAGGGATTGTGCTCAGAGAGCCATCAGTTGTAGCGAAAAATGTACAAAACGGCGCTATTGTAGCGGTAGGGAACGATGCGAAAAATATGATCGGTCGTACTCCAGGTTCAATAGTTGCAATTCGTCCTATGAAGGATGGAGTTATCGCAGATTTTGATACAACTTCTGCAATGATTGAATATTATTTGAAAAATGCAATGAAAGCATCTGGAATGTCATGGAGCAAACCAAATGTCATGATTTGTGTGCCATTTGGTATTACCTCTGTGGAGCAACGAGCGGTAATTGATGCTGCTAAGCAAGCAGGTGCACGTGATGCTCTAACAATAGAAGAGCCTTTCGCAGCTGCAATTGGTGCAAATTTACCTGTATGGGAACCTACTGGTAGTATGGTCGTTGATATAGGTGGAGGTACTACAGAAGTTGCGGTTATATCATTAGGCGGCATTGTTACAAGTGAATCAGTTCGTGTTGCAGGAGATTCGATGGACCATGCTATTACTGCATATATCCGAAAAACATATAATTTAACGATTGGTGAACGTACAGCAGAAGCGATTAAAATTGAAATTGGCTCTGCGAGAGTGTCCGATCAAGTTGACAAAATGGATATTCGCGGACGTGATCTAGTTACTGGGTTGCCAAAAACAATTGAAATTACCTCTAAAGAAATTTCCAATGCGTTACGTGAGTCAATTTCCTCTATTATTGATGGGGTGAAAAAGACATTAGAACAAACTCCACCTGAATTATCAGCGGACGTGATGGAGCGAGGAATCATGTTAACCGGTGGTGGTGCATTACTGAAAAACCTAGACAAAGTTATCAGTGATCAAACGAATATGCCTGTATTTATTGCAGAAAATCCTCTAGATTGTGTTGCAATTGGTACTGGAAAAGCGTTAGATCATATGAATCTATTGAAACGTCAACAAACAAAACACTAA
- the radC gene encoding DNA repair protein RadC produces MNSKLPPSLMIRDVHVSDRPRERLVRQGPSSLSNQELIAILLRTGTKQESVLHLANRVLNYFEQIQELKNASIEEITAVKGIGQAKAVQLLAAVELGKRLSQQKTDGKFTIRSPKDAATYLMQDMTSLNQEHFVTLFLNVKNQILHKQTIFIGSLNASIVHPREIFREAVKRSAASIICAHNHPSGNPAPSTEDIDVTKRLYEAGLIMGIELLDHVIIGDHQFISLKEKGYM; encoded by the coding sequence ATGAATTCTAAGTTACCGCCTTCCCTTATGATTCGTGATGTACATGTGTCTGATCGTCCAAGGGAACGACTAGTTAGACAAGGTCCCTCAAGCTTATCTAACCAAGAATTGATCGCAATCCTGCTTCGTACCGGTACGAAGCAGGAATCTGTTCTTCACCTCGCTAACCGTGTCCTCAATTATTTTGAACAAATTCAGGAACTAAAAAATGCTTCCATCGAAGAAATAACTGCCGTTAAAGGTATTGGACAAGCAAAAGCGGTCCAACTACTAGCGGCAGTTGAACTGGGGAAAAGACTATCTCAACAAAAGACTGATGGCAAATTTACGATTCGTTCTCCGAAAGATGCGGCTACTTACTTAATGCAAGATATGACTTCATTGAACCAAGAGCATTTCGTCACTCTATTTTTGAATGTCAAAAATCAAATCCTTCACAAACAAACAATTTTTATTGGATCTCTTAATGCCTCGATAGTACATCCTAGAGAAATTTTCCGCGAAGCTGTAAAACGTTCAGCTGCCTCGATAATTTGTGCCCACAATCACCCTTCCGGTAATCCTGCACCATCAACAGAAGATATTGACGTGACGAAAAGACTATATGAAGCAGGTTTAATTATGGGCATAGAATTGCTCGATCACGTGATTATCGGTGATCACCAGTTTATCAGCTTAAAAGAAAAAGGGTATATGTGA
- a CDS encoding nucleoside triphosphate pyrophosphatase translates to MKLTTNNRFILASESPRRKELFSKLGIPFEVIASGAAEIVEGNISVEEVAINIAIGKTTAILNENPSAIVIGADTIVSFGDELLMKPKDNAEAKTFLQKLSGNTHQVTTGVAIYGESYSISFAETTSVKFFDLTEGQIDAYVATGDSLDKAGAYGIQTMGGLFVESIQGDYNNVIGLPISRLFKVLLSLRLIEIERVVNS, encoded by the coding sequence TTGAAACTAACAACTAACAATCGATTTATTTTAGCTAGTGAGTCACCTAGAAGAAAGGAACTCTTTAGTAAACTCGGTATTCCATTTGAGGTTATTGCTTCAGGAGCTGCAGAAATAGTGGAAGGAAATATTTCTGTAGAAGAAGTGGCAATAAATATCGCTATTGGCAAAACAACTGCTATTTTAAATGAGAATCCTTCAGCAATCGTCATTGGGGCGGATACAATTGTAAGCTTTGGGGATGAATTATTGATGAAACCGAAAGATAATGCTGAAGCAAAAACTTTTCTACAAAAACTTTCAGGAAATACGCACCAAGTTACTACCGGTGTTGCTATTTATGGTGAGAGCTACTCGATTAGTTTTGCTGAAACTACTTCGGTGAAATTTTTTGATCTTACTGAAGGACAAATAGATGCTTATGTGGCAACGGGAGATTCTTTAGATAAAGCAGGGGCTTATGGAATTCAAACAATGGGTGGATTATTCGTCGAAAGTATCCAGGGAGACTATAACAATGTTATTGGACTTCCAATCAGTCGCTTGTTTAAAGTATTATTGTCACTACGTTTGATAGAAATTGAGCGGGTGGTAAATTCATGA
- a CDS encoding A24 family peptidase: MEIIIIFLFFLYGLVFGSFFNVVGLRIPKGESIVRPPSHCTICNRNLTFKDLVPVFSFVVLKGKCRGCGTKIHWVYPVMELVTGLLFTFAYYQLGFTLELAVALLFISLLVIITVSDIAYMLIPDKILLFFLIPLIVLRVFEPLSPWWDSIIGAVVGFCVLFLIAVVSKGGMGGGDIKLFFVIGLVLGWVPTLLTLFLASIIGTVIGIISLRRSKQGRKTPIPFGPSIAIAAIIAYFYGELLVDWYVNLFF; this comes from the coding sequence ATGGAAATTATAATCATTTTTTTATTTTTCTTATACGGTCTAGTTTTCGGTTCCTTCTTTAACGTAGTAGGCTTACGCATTCCAAAAGGGGAGTCGATTGTTCGTCCGCCTTCCCATTGTACGATTTGTAATCGAAATTTAACGTTTAAAGATCTTGTGCCTGTATTTTCTTTTGTAGTTCTAAAAGGAAAATGCCGAGGGTGTGGGACAAAGATTCATTGGGTGTATCCAGTGATGGAACTAGTGACTGGCCTTCTTTTTACCTTTGCTTACTATCAGTTAGGTTTCACTTTGGAGCTAGCAGTTGCTCTATTGTTTATTTCACTTTTAGTTATAATTACGGTGTCGGATATTGCGTATATGCTAATTCCTGATAAAATACTGTTATTTTTTTTGATACCTTTAATAGTGTTAAGAGTATTTGAGCCACTTAGCCCCTGGTGGGATAGTATTATCGGTGCGGTTGTTGGTTTTTGTGTGTTATTCCTCATCGCGGTTGTGTCCAAGGGGGGCATGGGTGGAGGGGATATTAAGCTATTCTTCGTAATAGGTTTAGTTTTGGGCTGGGTTCCAACTCTATTGACTCTATTTTTAGCCTCTATTATTGGTACGGTTATTGGTATTATTTCTTTAAGGCGATCTAAACAAGGCAGAAAAACACCTATTCCATTTGGTCCATCGATAGCTATAGCGGCTATTATCGCTTATTTTTATGGTGAGTTGCTTGTCGATTGGTATGTAAATTTGTTTTTTTAA